One stretch of Malus domestica chromosome 14, GDT2T_hap1 DNA includes these proteins:
- the LOC103454742 gene encoding probable copper-transporting ATPase HMA5 has product MATKFLALCIRNESWGDLSPRPHYPSMPKYPKGVAAEETSLAAGAEDKALFSVTGMTCSACAGSVEKAVKRLPGIREAIVDVLNNRAQVMFFPNYVNAETIRETIEDVGFQATLINDEEGNEKSTLICRILIKGMTCTSCSTTVESALQAVDGVQKAQVALATEEADVHYDPKIVSYNQLLQTIEDTGFEGKLITAGEHMSRIELEVDGVRTDRSMRILEQSLQALPGVQAVDFDSEIKKISLYYKSDITGPRSFINVIETTGSRRFKARIFPGGEAGRDSHRKEEIKQYFRVFLWSLVFTIPVFLTSMVFMYIPGIKHGLETKIVNNLMIGELMRWILATPVQFIIGQRFYTGAYKSLRHGSANMDVLIALGTNAAYFYSVYSVVRAATSPDFMGTDFFETSAMLISFILLGKYLEVLTKGKTSDAIAKLMDLAPETAALLALDEVGNVINEQEIDSRLIQKNDILKIIPGAKVASDGYVTWGQSHVNESMITGEARPVAKRKGDSVIGGTLNENGVLHIKATRVGSESSLSQIVRLVESAQMAKAPVQKFADRISKYFVPLVILLSFLTWLSWFLAGKYHSYPESWIPSSMDSFELSLQFGISVMVIACPCALGLATPTAVMVGTGVGAFQGVLIKGGQALESAHKVNCIVFDKTGTLTIGKPVVVNTRLLKNMVLQEFYELVAAAEVNSEHPLAKAIVEYAKKFREDEENPAWPEAKHFESITGHGVKAIVRNKEIIVGNKSLIVEHSIAVPIDAEEILAKAEGLAQTVILIAIDGEVAGVLSISDPLKPSAREVISILKSMKVTSIMVTGDNWGTANSIAKEVGIETIIAEAKPDQKAEKVKDLQASGYTVAMVGDGINDSPALVAADVGMAIGAGTDIAIEAADIVLVKSNLEDVITAIHLSRKTFTRIRLNYIWALGYNVLGIPIAAGALFPPTGFRLPPWIAGAAMAASSVSVVCCSLLLKNYKKPKVLDNLEVRGISIE; this is encoded by the exons ATGGCGACCAAGTTCTTGGCCCTATGCATACGCAACGAGAGCTGGGGTGACCTCTCACCCCGGCCCCACTACCCCTCCATGCCAAAGTACCCCAAAGGTGTGGCGGCTGAAGAGACCAGCCTGGCAGCCGGAGCTGAGGATAAGGCTTTGTTCTCTGTCACGGGCATGACGTGCTCCGCCTGCGCCGGGTCAGTCGAGAAGGCCGTCAAGAGGCTCCCGGGGATTCGCGAGGCTATTGTCGACGTCTTGAACAACCGGGCGCAAGTTATGTTCTTTCCCAATTACGTTAAC GCGGAGACTATTCGCGAGACGATTGAAGATGTTGGATTCCAAGCCACTTTGATTAATGATGAGGAGGGAAATGAGAAGTCCACATTGATATGCAGAATTCTGATAAAGGGAATGACTTGCACTTCTTGCTCGACCACTGTTGAATCAGCTTTACAGGCAGTTGATGGTGTACAAAAAGCCCAAGTTGCCTTAGCAACTGAAGAAGCAGATGTTCACTATGATCCAAAGATTGTGAGCTACAACCAGCTGTTGCAAACCATTGAAGACACTGGATTCGAAGGCAAACTCATTACTGCAGGGGAACACATGAGCCGGATAGAGCTTGAAGTTGATGGTGTAAGGACCGATCGTTCAATGAGGATACTTGAACAGTCTCTTCAAGCACTCCCTGGTGTGCAAGCTGTAGACTTCGATTCTGAAATCAAGAAAATCTCTCTTTATTACAAATCAGATATTACAGGGCCAAGAAGTTTCATTAATGTGATTGAAACAACCGGGTCCAGGCGTTTCAAGGCAAGGATTTTTCCAGGAGGTGAAGCAGGAAGAGATAGTCATAGAAAGGAGGAAATTAAGCAGTATTTTAGAGTCTTTCTGTGGAGTTTGGTTTTCACTATTCCGGTGTTTTTAACCTCCATGGTCTTCATGTATATTCCTGGAATTAAGCATGGCCTAGAAACTAAAATTGTGAATAATCTCATGATTGGGGAGCTCATGAGATGGATTCTGGCCACCCCGGTGCAATTCATTATAGGCCAGAGGTTCTATACTGGGGCATACAAATCACTGCGCCATGGTTCCGCCAATATGGATGTGCTAATCGCATTAGGAACAAATGCAGCCTATTTTTATTCGGTCTACTCGGTAGTGAGAGCTGCTACCTCTCCAGATTTTATGGGGACTGATTTCTTCGAGACTAGTGCCATGCTTATTTCATTCATTCTCCTTGGAAAGTACCTAGAGGTATTAACTAAGGGGAAGACATCTGATGCCATTGCCAAATTGATGGACTTGGCACCTGAAACAGCGGCATTGTTGGCACTAGATGAAGTAGGAAATGTGATAAATGAACAGGAAATTGATAGTAGGTTGATACAAAAGAATGACATACTTAAAATTATTCCAGGGGCGAAAGTAGCTTCAGATGGTTATGTTACATGGGGGCAAAGCCATGTTAATGAGAGTATGATAACAGGAGAAGCACGACCAGTCGCAAAAAGAAAGGGTGACTCGGTCATTGGAGGTACTTTGAATGAGAATGGTGTCCTACATATCAAGGCAACTAGAGTTGGTTCAGAAAGTTCCCTTTCCCAGATTGTACGGCTGGTTGAGTCAGCTCAGATGGCCAAAGCTCCTGTACAGAAGTTTGCTGACCGCATTTCCAAATACTTTGTGCCACTG GTGATCCTACTTTCATTCTTGACCTGGCTTTCCTGGTTTTTGGCTGGAAAATACCACAGCTACCCTGAATCTTGGATACCATCTTCCATGGATAGCTTTGAGCTTTCTCTTCAGTTTGGAATTTCTGTCATGGTTATagcatgcccttgtgctttagGCCTAGCAACTCCCACAGCTGTCATGGTTGGAACTGGAGTAGGCGCATTTCAAGGTGTATTGATCAAAGGAGGCCAAGCATTAGAAAGTGCACATAAG GTGAACTGCATTGTGTTCGACAAGACGGGGACTCTAACAATTGGAAAGCCAGTGGTTGTCAACACGCGACTTTTGAAAAATATGGTGCTTCAAGAATTCTATGAACTTGTTGCTGCAGCTGAG GTGAATAGCGAACACCCGTTGGCTAAGGCCATTGTTGAGTATGCCAAAAAGTTCAGAGAAGACGAAGAGAATCCTGCTTGGCCAGAAGCAAAACACTTTGAATCCATTACTGGGCATGGGGTGAAGGCCATTGTTAGGAACAAGGAAATAATTGTTGGCAACAAGAGCTTGATAGTGGAGCACAGCATTGCGGTTCCAATTGATGCAGAAGAGATACTTGCAAAAGCGGAAGGACTCGCTCAAACTGTAATTTTAATAGCTATAGATGGAGAAGTGGCTGGAGTTCTGTCCATATCTGATCCACTGAAACCAAGTGCTCGAGAAGTAATTTCCATACTCAAGTCTATGAAAGTTACAAGTATAATGGTGACAGGTGACAACTGGGGAACTGCAAATTCTATCGCTAAGGAAGTTGGAATTGAGACCATTATAGCAGAAGCCAAACCCGATCAGAAAGCAGAGAAAGTGAAGGATTTGCAG GCTTCAGGCTACACTGTGGCAATGGTGGGAGACGGAATCAATGACTCACCGGCACTTGTGGCAGCAGATGTAGGAATGGCAATTGGTGCAGGAACAGACATTGCCATTGAGGCAGCTGACATTGTTCTAGTGAAGAGCAACTTGGAAGATGTGATAACTGCGATTCACCTTTCTAGGAAAACCTTCACCCGTATCCGTTTGAACTACATCTGGGCTTTGGGATATAACGTTCTTGGCATTCCAATAGCTGCAGGAGCCCTATTCCCACCTACTGGATTTCGTTTACCACCATGGATTGCTGGAGCTGCAATGGCAGCTTCTTCTGTCAGTGTTGTTTGCTGCTCTCTGCTGTTGAAGAATTATAAGAAGCCAAAGGTTCTGGACAACTTGGAGGTACGCGGAATAAGTATTGAGTGA